The following are from one region of the Rhinoraja longicauda isolate Sanriku21f chromosome 11, sRhiLon1.1, whole genome shotgun sequence genome:
- the LOC144597760 gene encoding E3 ubiquitin-protein ligase RNF170-like isoform X4, producing MRRCSQPSQQIQPNQGQEKCKRFEESVFRPGPCLIAYWRHGSWIGPVSCPLCRQKVSLLDGPRHEDYQERHWQQILRDIRDYNKRFSGQPRPFADYIYDMPLLLQLAFRGLFTMAGLVCIFCLRIAICFFGAIVHFTSPLDIPEAFNGILRTFDDLTVVILLLFCMINICQQVGLE from the exons ATTCAACCAAACCAAGGACAAGAGAAATGCAAAAGATTTGAGGAATCAGTGTTCAGGCCAG GACCATGTTTAATTGCATATTGGAGACATGGTTCTTGGATAGGACCTGTGAGCTGCCCGCTATGCCGGCAAAAG GTGAGCCTGCTGGATGGTCCACGTCACGAGGATTACCAGGAAAGGCATTGGCAACAGATCCTACGAGATATCAGAGACTACAACAAGCGTTTCTCTGGACAGCCTCGACCT TTTGCAGATTACATCTACGACATGCCATTGTTACTCCAACTGGCTTTCAGAGGACTCTTCACAATGGCTGGATTAGTATGTATCTTCTGTTTAAGAATTGCAATTTGTTTCTTTGGAGCCATTGTGCACTTCACTTCACCTCTTGATATACCAGAGGCATTCAATGGGATCTTGAGGACGTTTGATGACTTGACTGTTGTAATTCTGTTGCTTTTCTGCATGATTAATATCTGCCAGCAGGTGGGGCTAGAGTAA
- the LOC144597760 gene encoding E3 ubiquitin-protein ligase RNF170-like isoform X3: MDANPGHGCRFNQTKDKRNAKDLRNQCSGQELQTCSKSCFHGDLRCPICLQIPTFPVETSCGHLFCGPCLIAYWRHGSWIGPVSCPLCRQKVSLLDGPRHEDYQERHWQQILRDIRDYNKRFSGQPRPFADYIYDMPLLLQLAFRGLFTMAGLVCIFCLRIAICFFGAIVHFTSPLDIPEAFNGILRTFDDLTVVILLLFCMINICQQVGLE, translated from the exons ATTCAACCAAACCAAGGACAAGAGAAATGCAAAAGATTTGAGGAATCAGTGTTCAGGCCAG GAATTGCAAACCTGTTCAAAGTCTTGCTTCCATGGTGATCTCCGGTGTCCCATTTGTCTCCAAATTCCCACATTTCCCGTGGAAACCAGCTGTGGTCATTTATTTTGTG GACCATGTTTAATTGCATATTGGAGACATGGTTCTTGGATAGGACCTGTGAGCTGCCCGCTATGCCGGCAAAAG GTGAGCCTGCTGGATGGTCCACGTCACGAGGATTACCAGGAAAGGCATTGGCAACAGATCCTACGAGATATCAGAGACTACAACAAGCGTTTCTCTGGACAGCCTCGACCT TTTGCAGATTACATCTACGACATGCCATTGTTACTCCAACTGGCTTTCAGAGGACTCTTCACAATGGCTGGATTAGTATGTATCTTCTGTTTAAGAATTGCAATTTGTTTCTTTGGAGCCATTGTGCACTTCACTTCACCTCTTGATATACCAGAGGCATTCAATGGGATCTTGAGGACGTTTGATGACTTGACTGTTGTAATTCTGTTGCTTTTCTGCATGATTAATATCTGCCAGCAGGTGGGGCTAGAGTAA
- the LOC144597760 gene encoding E3 ubiquitin-protein ligase RNF170-like isoform X1 — MPRSLISRERQPVILDASRLCNQSRKPRLQLVVRPDPRELQTCSKSCFHGDLRCPICLQIPTFPVETSCGHLFCGPCLIAYWRHGSWIGPVSCPLCRQKVSLLDGPRHEDYQERHWQQILRDIRDYNKRFSGQPRPFADYIYDMPLLLQLAFRGLFTMAGLVCIFCLRIAICFFGAIVHFTSPLDIPEAFNGILRTFDDLTVVILLLFCMINICQQVGLE, encoded by the exons ATGCCTCGCTCACTCATTAGTCGAGAACGCCAGCCAGTGATCCTGGATGCAAGCAGATTGTGTAACCAGAGCAGGAAGCCCAGACTGCAGCTAGTTGTGAGGCCAGATCCCAGG GAATTGCAAACCTGTTCAAAGTCTTGCTTCCATGGTGATCTCCGGTGTCCCATTTGTCTCCAAATTCCCACATTTCCCGTGGAAACCAGCTGTGGTCATTTATTTTGTG GACCATGTTTAATTGCATATTGGAGACATGGTTCTTGGATAGGACCTGTGAGCTGCCCGCTATGCCGGCAAAAG GTGAGCCTGCTGGATGGTCCACGTCACGAGGATTACCAGGAAAGGCATTGGCAACAGATCCTACGAGATATCAGAGACTACAACAAGCGTTTCTCTGGACAGCCTCGACCT TTTGCAGATTACATCTACGACATGCCATTGTTACTCCAACTGGCTTTCAGAGGACTCTTCACAATGGCTGGATTAGTATGTATCTTCTGTTTAAGAATTGCAATTTGTTTCTTTGGAGCCATTGTGCACTTCACTTCACCTCTTGATATACCAGAGGCATTCAATGGGATCTTGAGGACGTTTGATGACTTGACTGTTGTAATTCTGTTGCTTTTCTGCATGATTAATATCTGCCAGCAGGTGGGGCTAGAGTAA
- the LOC144597760 gene encoding E3 ubiquitin-protein ligase RNF170-like isoform X2 yields MFRHSFCPSSKDIRFNQTKDKRNAKDLRNQCSGQELQTCSKSCFHGDLRCPICLQIPTFPVETSCGHLFCGPCLIAYWRHGSWIGPVSCPLCRQKVSLLDGPRHEDYQERHWQQILRDIRDYNKRFSGQPRPFADYIYDMPLLLQLAFRGLFTMAGLVCIFCLRIAICFFGAIVHFTSPLDIPEAFNGILRTFDDLTVVILLLFCMINICQQVGLE; encoded by the exons ATGTTCCGACATTCCTTTTGCCCCAGCAGTAAGGACATAAG ATTCAACCAAACCAAGGACAAGAGAAATGCAAAAGATTTGAGGAATCAGTGTTCAGGCCAG GAATTGCAAACCTGTTCAAAGTCTTGCTTCCATGGTGATCTCCGGTGTCCCATTTGTCTCCAAATTCCCACATTTCCCGTGGAAACCAGCTGTGGTCATTTATTTTGTG GACCATGTTTAATTGCATATTGGAGACATGGTTCTTGGATAGGACCTGTGAGCTGCCCGCTATGCCGGCAAAAG GTGAGCCTGCTGGATGGTCCACGTCACGAGGATTACCAGGAAAGGCATTGGCAACAGATCCTACGAGATATCAGAGACTACAACAAGCGTTTCTCTGGACAGCCTCGACCT TTTGCAGATTACATCTACGACATGCCATTGTTACTCCAACTGGCTTTCAGAGGACTCTTCACAATGGCTGGATTAGTATGTATCTTCTGTTTAAGAATTGCAATTTGTTTCTTTGGAGCCATTGTGCACTTCACTTCACCTCTTGATATACCAGAGGCATTCAATGGGATCTTGAGGACGTTTGATGACTTGACTGTTGTAATTCTGTTGCTTTTCTGCATGATTAATATCTGCCAGCAGGTGGGGCTAGAGTAA